One window from the genome of Spiractinospora alimapuensis encodes:
- a CDS encoding SACE_7040 family transcriptional regulator — translation MSQRVGSPTPHTESRRIAILRAAARLFAAHGFHGVTIEELGRAVGTTGPALYRHFTSKEAVLSAMLLDVSERLAAGARLRVANAPDATAALDALLRGHVDFALAESALITVHDRELRNVPDPDRHQIRRLQRDYIEQWVAILAALRPGANPAELRVAVHGVFGLLNSTPHSTGQVPRESMAPLLRAMGRAALLADTAREA, via the coding sequence ATGTCGCAGAGAGTGGGGAGCCCCACCCCCCACACCGAATCCCGCCGTATCGCAATTCTGCGGGCCGCGGCCCGATTGTTCGCGGCGCACGGATTCCATGGTGTGACCATAGAGGAACTCGGCAGGGCGGTCGGGACGACCGGCCCCGCGCTCTACCGGCACTTCACCAGCAAGGAGGCGGTGTTGTCGGCCATGCTGTTGGACGTCAGCGAACGTCTCGCCGCTGGGGCCCGCCTGCGTGTCGCCAACGCCCCCGACGCCACCGCTGCCCTGGACGCGTTGCTGCGCGGCCACGTCGACTTCGCCCTCGCCGAGTCGGCACTGATCACGGTGCACGACCGGGAGTTGCGCAACGTCCCCGACCCCGACCGGCACCAGATTCGACGGTTGCAGCGCGACTACATCGAACAGTGGGTCGCGATCCTCGCGGCGCTGCGCCCCGGGGCGAACCCCGCGGAACTACGCGTCGCCGTGCACGGGGTGTTCGGTCTGCTCAACTCCACACCACACAGCACAGGCCAGGTGCCACGGGAGTCCATGGCGCCCCTCCTGCGCGCGATGGGCCGCGCCGCGTTGCTCGCCGACACCGCCCGGGAGGCCTGA
- a CDS encoding DUF397 domain-containing protein has protein sequence MSSQDPLAQWRTSSYSAKYNCVQCASGIWTGTRDDRDVAVRDSQNPTRGRLRAPVGEWVRFLGAVRQGVF, from the coding sequence GTGTCCAGTCAGGATCCGCTCGCCCAGTGGCGGACCAGTAGCTACAGCGCGAAGTACAATTGCGTCCAGTGCGCGAGTGGCATCTGGACCGGGACCCGCGACGATCGCGACGTCGCGGTCCGTGACTCCCAGAACCCCACGCGCGGGCGGCTGCGCGCGCCCGTGGGCGAATGGGTCAGGTTCCTCGGCGCGGTGCGCCAGGGAGTGTTCTGA
- a CDS encoding acetyl/propionyl/methylcrotonyl-CoA carboxylase subunit alpha yields the protein MPAAPTVLVANRGEIAVRVLRTLRRLGWRSVAVYADADVAARHVRVADTAERLGGTGPARGYLDIDAIVAAARRANASLVHPGYGFLSENADFAVACAEAGLTFVGPPASAISLMGDKIRAKRAVEAAGTPVLPGFAEEPGHPLEGVELSAAAAKVGYPLLLKPAAGGGGKGMRRVARPEELVGAAGAARREAAGAFGDTTLLAERLVEPARHVEVQILADTEGHVVHLGERECSLQRRHQKIVEEAPSPAVDEELRVWMGEAAVAAAKACGYVGAGTVEFIVPTHGASDESAPGSGGTDAGAATGLTRAIGEHRSDAPPFAFLEMNTRLQVEHPVTEEVVAWDGARGVDLVELQLRVALGEPLPFAQADLGRVGHAVEARVYAEDPARGFLPAGGRVLRLREPAGDHVRVDSGLDVGTDIGSAYDPLLSKVIAWGADREDALRRLHRALASYTLLGCATNVSFLRALLTRDEVRAGDLDTALVERIGDGLVTAPPPVVFAAAALDRHLSLRRDTSSSRFTTADGWRVGTPVATTWRLTVAGGEPVVVRTRPLDDTVTLDRFEVAVGADAPSVATVWRGEDDEELHLEFDGVRHTFVRAALDGELWLGRDGASWQVKEEARVSPLRRGSRPVDPTVRSPMPGTVISVEVEAGQHVSEGETLAVVEAMKMEHAIPSPISGTVSRLEARHGQTVAMDAVLAVVTADEPAP from the coding sequence ATGCCAGCAGCGCCCACGGTTCTCGTGGCCAATCGCGGCGAGATCGCGGTCCGTGTCCTCCGCACGCTGCGCCGACTGGGGTGGCGTTCCGTGGCCGTGTACGCCGACGCCGACGTCGCCGCGCGGCACGTGCGCGTCGCCGACACCGCGGAACGGCTCGGCGGCACGGGTCCGGCGCGTGGGTATCTGGACATCGACGCGATCGTGGCCGCGGCCAGGCGCGCCAATGCCTCACTCGTCCACCCCGGGTACGGTTTCCTGTCCGAGAACGCGGACTTCGCGGTGGCCTGCGCCGAGGCGGGCCTCACCTTCGTCGGACCGCCGGCGTCCGCCATCAGCCTCATGGGTGACAAGATCCGCGCCAAGCGGGCGGTGGAGGCCGCCGGAACACCGGTGCTCCCCGGTTTCGCCGAGGAACCCGGACACCCGCTGGAAGGCGTCGAGCTGTCGGCCGCCGCGGCCAAGGTGGGATACCCGCTGTTGCTGAAACCGGCCGCCGGTGGTGGTGGTAAGGGCATGCGCCGCGTGGCCCGGCCCGAGGAGCTCGTCGGTGCCGCCGGCGCCGCGCGTCGGGAGGCGGCGGGTGCGTTCGGCGACACGACGCTGCTCGCCGAACGGTTGGTGGAACCGGCACGCCACGTCGAGGTCCAGATCCTCGCCGACACCGAGGGTCACGTCGTTCACCTCGGGGAACGCGAGTGCAGCCTGCAGCGCCGACACCAGAAGATCGTCGAGGAGGCTCCCTCCCCCGCCGTCGATGAAGAGCTCCGGGTATGGATGGGCGAGGCCGCGGTCGCGGCGGCGAAGGCCTGTGGCTACGTGGGTGCCGGCACGGTGGAGTTCATCGTTCCCACCCACGGCGCGTCGGACGAGTCCGCCCCCGGGAGCGGTGGGACCGACGCCGGGGCCGCCACGGGTCTCACGCGCGCGATCGGTGAGCATCGGTCCGACGCCCCACCCTTCGCGTTCCTGGAGATGAACACGCGCCTCCAGGTCGAACACCCCGTCACCGAGGAGGTCGTGGCCTGGGACGGAGCCCGGGGGGTCGACCTCGTCGAGCTCCAACTACGCGTCGCCCTGGGCGAGCCGCTGCCCTTCGCCCAGGCCGACCTCGGTCGGGTCGGCCACGCCGTCGAGGCCCGTGTGTACGCCGAGGACCCCGCCCGCGGTTTCCTTCCGGCGGGCGGGCGGGTGCTACGGCTGCGGGAACCGGCAGGGGACCACGTGCGGGTCGACTCGGGCCTCGACGTGGGAACGGACATCGGATCGGCCTACGACCCGCTGTTGTCCAAGGTGATCGCGTGGGGAGCCGATCGCGAGGACGCCCTGCGCCGGCTCCACCGTGCCCTGGCCTCCTACACACTGCTCGGCTGCGCCACCAACGTCTCCTTCCTTCGCGCGCTGTTGACGCGCGACGAGGTCCGTGCCGGGGACCTCGATACCGCCCTCGTGGAACGCATAGGCGACGGGCTCGTCACCGCTCCCCCGCCCGTCGTGTTCGCCGCGGCCGCGCTGGACCGCCACCTCTCCCTTCGCCGCGACACCTCCTCCAGCCGGTTCACCACCGCCGACGGCTGGCGCGTCGGCACCCCGGTGGCCACCACGTGGCGGCTCACCGTCGCCGGGGGTGAGCCCGTCGTGGTCCGCACCCGACCGTTGGACGACACGGTCACCCTCGACCGCTTCGAGGTCGCCGTCGGGGCGGACGCACCCTCCGTCGCCACCGTCTGGCGCGGCGAGGACGACGAGGAACTCCACCTGGAGTTCGACGGCGTCCGACACACCTTTGTCCGCGCCGCGCTGGACGGTGAGCTCTGGCTCGGCCGCGACGGTGCGAGCTGGCAGGTCAAGGAGGAGGCGCGTGTCTCCCCCCTGCGGCGCGGCTCGCGCCCCGTGGATCCCACGGTGCGCAGCCCCATGCCCGGAACCGTGATCAGTGTGGAGGTCGAGGCCGGGCAACACGTATCGGAGGGCGAGACCCTCGCCGTCGTCGAGGCGATGAAGATGGAGCACGCGATCCCGAGCCCGATCTCCGGCACCGTCTCCCGACTCGAGGCTCGCCACGGGCAGACGGTCGCGATGGACGCCGTCCTCGCCGTCGTCACCGCCGACGAGCCCGCCCCGTGA
- a CDS encoding acyl-CoA dehydrogenase family protein: MTDPHLTPELRELRATVEEFARTEIAPVIGDFYERKAFPYDIVAGMGRMGLFGLPFPEQYGGMDGDYFALCVALEELARVDSSVAITLEAGVSLGAMPIYRFGTDAQRERWLPRLCAGTGLGAFGLTEPDCGTDASALRTTAHQDGDSWVIEGTKAFITNSGTDITDLITVAAVTGQRASGPEISTIIVPSDTPGLTVGRAYSKVGWNASDTHEVVLDGCRVPAENMLGERGRGYAQFLRILDEGRIAVAALSVGLAQGCVDESLRYAAERETFGRPIGGYQAIQFKIADMEARAHTARLAYYDAATRMLAGAPFKRQAAIAKLVAGDAAMDNARDATQIFGGYGFMNESAVGRFYRDAKILEIGEGTSEVQRMLIARDLGLPD, translated from the coding sequence ATGACCGACCCGCATCTCACACCCGAACTCCGGGAGCTGCGCGCGACCGTCGAGGAATTCGCGCGCACCGAGATCGCGCCCGTGATCGGCGACTTCTACGAGCGAAAGGCCTTCCCGTACGACATCGTCGCCGGGATGGGGCGGATGGGCCTGTTCGGGCTCCCCTTCCCAGAGCAGTACGGCGGCATGGACGGTGACTACTTCGCCCTGTGTGTCGCGCTGGAGGAACTCGCCCGCGTGGACTCCTCCGTGGCGATCACCCTGGAGGCGGGGGTCTCCCTGGGTGCGATGCCGATCTACCGCTTCGGCACGGACGCGCAGCGCGAGCGGTGGCTGCCGCGCCTGTGCGCCGGTACCGGCCTGGGCGCGTTCGGCCTCACCGAACCGGACTGCGGGACGGACGCCTCCGCGCTGCGCACCACCGCGCACCAGGACGGTGACTCCTGGGTGATCGAGGGCACGAAGGCGTTCATCACCAACTCCGGGACCGACATCACCGACCTGATCACGGTCGCCGCGGTGACCGGGCAGCGCGCGAGCGGGCCGGAGATCTCCACCATCATCGTGCCCAGTGACACCCCCGGGCTGACGGTCGGCCGCGCCTACTCCAAGGTCGGTTGGAACGCCTCCGACACCCACGAGGTCGTGTTGGACGGGTGTCGGGTTCCCGCGGAGAACATGCTCGGCGAACGGGGACGTGGCTACGCCCAGTTCCTGCGCATCCTGGACGAGGGGCGCATCGCCGTCGCGGCCCTGTCCGTCGGGCTCGCCCAGGGTTGCGTCGACGAGAGTCTGCGCTACGCCGCGGAGCGCGAGACCTTCGGGCGGCCCATTGGCGGCTACCAGGCGATCCAGTTCAAGATCGCCGACATGGAGGCGCGCGCCCACACCGCCCGCCTGGCCTACTACGACGCCGCGACCCGCATGCTCGCCGGCGCGCCGTTCAAACGTCAGGCCGCCATCGCCAAACTCGTCGCCGGCGACGCCGCCATGGACAACGCCCGCGACGCCACGCAGATCTTCGGTGGCTACGGCTTCATGAACGAGTCGGCCGTGGGCCGGTTCTACCGCGACGCCAAGATCCTGGAGATCGGCGAGGGAACCAGCGAGGTCCAACGCATGCTGATCGCCCGCGACCTGGGTCTTCCCGACTAG
- a CDS encoding amidohydrolase family protein: protein MPGIVDAHHHLWRQNDLPWLTGPMVPRIFGPYESIRRDYPAEEFVAEATEAGVTASVYVQTNWPLDRCVDEVRWVRSVHEETGWPTAVVGCVDLFSATADSVLAEQARTTSLLRGVRLQLHHHPRPEFRFAADPEAMDDVVFRRNLARLADHDWLFELQVFPGQVDAAERLVRDFPDITFVLVHAGMLVDRDARTVTEWRDALTRLAAHPNVVAKLSGQGTFCHRVDPTMIRLVLSECLRRFGSHRCLWGSNFPVEKIWTSYAALLDAWTDALAAHPEKVREDVLSTTARRVYRLDAPNP from the coding sequence GTGCCGGGGATCGTCGACGCCCACCATCACCTCTGGCGACAGAACGACCTGCCCTGGTTGACCGGTCCGATGGTGCCCCGGATCTTCGGCCCCTACGAGTCGATCCGACGCGACTACCCCGCCGAGGAGTTCGTGGCCGAGGCGACCGAGGCGGGAGTCACCGCCTCGGTCTACGTCCAGACGAACTGGCCGTTGGACCGTTGTGTGGACGAGGTCCGGTGGGTGCGCTCGGTGCACGAGGAGACGGGGTGGCCCACGGCGGTCGTGGGATGCGTCGACCTGTTCTCGGCCACGGCGGACTCCGTCCTGGCCGAGCAGGCGAGGACCACCTCGCTCCTGCGGGGTGTCCGGCTCCAACTCCACCACCACCCCCGCCCCGAGTTCCGGTTCGCCGCCGACCCCGAGGCGATGGACGACGTCGTGTTCCGCCGTAACCTCGCCCGACTCGCCGACCACGACTGGCTGTTCGAGCTGCAGGTCTTCCCCGGCCAGGTCGACGCCGCCGAGCGGCTCGTCCGGGACTTTCCCGACATCACGTTCGTCCTGGTGCACGCCGGGATGCTCGTGGACCGCGACGCCCGCACCGTGACCGAGTGGCGCGATGCCCTCACCCGTCTCGCCGCCCACCCCAACGTCGTCGCCAAACTCTCCGGCCAGGGCACCTTCTGCCACCGTGTCGACCCCACGATGATCCGCCTGGTCCTCTCGGAGTGCCTGCGGCGGTTTGGCTCCCACCGTTGCCTGTGGGGCAGCAACTTCCCGGTCGAGAAGATCTGGACCAGCTACGCCGCCCTCCTGGACGCCTGGACCGACGCCCTCGCCGCTCACCCGGAGAAGGTCCGGGAGGACGTTCTCTCCACCACCGCCCGCCGTGTCTACCGCCTGGACGCCCCGAACCCCTGA
- a CDS encoding EthD family reductase codes for MLKVISLMRRAETMSSTEFRTWVLETHVPYARALPGLRGYRVNVPVDPDASAYDAVNEMYFDDEEARAAAFASDAGKAAGADAAAHTAERVHVISTEHRPLDGG; via the coding sequence ATGCTGAAGGTCATCTCACTGATGCGCAGGGCCGAGACCATGAGCTCGACGGAGTTTCGGACCTGGGTCCTGGAGACCCACGTTCCCTACGCCCGTGCGCTGCCGGGGCTCCGCGGCTACCGGGTGAACGTCCCGGTCGACCCGGACGCCAGTGCCTACGACGCGGTCAACGAAATGTACTTCGACGACGAGGAGGCGCGCGCGGCGGCGTTCGCCTCCGACGCGGGCAAGGCGGCCGGGGCCGACGCGGCCGCGCACACCGCCGAACGCGTCCATGTCATCAGCACCGAACACCGCCCCCTGGACGGGGGCTGA
- a CDS encoding xanthine dehydrogenase family protein molybdopterin-binding subunit, translated as MALRHGRGYATVNYPTGMNLGGDPTQALVHATTTGAFVVSLSSVDLGQGIKTVAAQVAAETLGIDVASVIVDTADTDTGPHCMGTFASRGTHRVGNAIIMAAKEAREALLEAAGEVLEADPRDLEVAGGHVRVRGAGHDGVHVSEVALAAHFSQGRTISGRGIAMKEPSVPDPETGAMDPDSCQAHACTMAEVVVDDETGVVEVQRLHNVYEVGRVINPAMAVQQVEGGSWMGVSHALFETTEPYYPRRDHGPLSFASYLMPGHADTPTIECVFLERPAANGPFGAKGIGEMTANAPIPAIANAIHAACGVRLNTMPFTPERVLRALDELADHRDTHLDRTEGIA; from the coding sequence ATGGCGCTGCGACACGGCCGCGGATACGCCACCGTCAACTACCCCACCGGGATGAACCTCGGGGGAGACCCCACCCAGGCCCTCGTGCACGCCACCACCACCGGCGCCTTCGTGGTGAGCCTGTCCTCGGTCGACCTCGGCCAGGGCATCAAGACCGTCGCGGCGCAGGTCGCGGCGGAGACCCTCGGCATCGACGTCGCCAGCGTCATCGTCGACACCGCCGACACCGACACCGGTCCGCACTGCATGGGCACCTTCGCCAGTCGAGGCACGCACCGGGTCGGCAACGCGATCATCATGGCCGCGAAGGAGGCCCGCGAAGCGCTGCTGGAGGCCGCCGGAGAGGTGCTCGAGGCCGACCCCCGCGACCTGGAGGTCGCGGGCGGCCACGTGCGGGTACGCGGTGCGGGCCACGACGGGGTGCACGTCAGCGAGGTCGCCCTCGCCGCGCACTTCAGTCAGGGCCGCACCATCTCCGGCCGCGGGATCGCCATGAAGGAGCCCAGCGTGCCCGACCCGGAGACCGGCGCGATGGACCCCGACTCCTGCCAGGCACACGCCTGCACCATGGCCGAGGTCGTGGTCGACGACGAGACCGGCGTCGTCGAGGTACAGCGGCTGCACAACGTCTACGAGGTGGGTCGGGTCATCAACCCGGCCATGGCCGTACAGCAGGTCGAGGGAGGCTCCTGGATGGGGGTCTCCCACGCCCTGTTCGAGACCACCGAGCCCTACTACCCGCGACGTGACCACGGCCCACTGAGTTTCGCCAGCTACCTCATGCCCGGACACGCCGACACCCCCACCATCGAGTGCGTCTTCCTGGAACGACCGGCGGCCAACGGGCCCTTCGGCGCCAAGGGCATCGGCGAGATGACCGCGAACGCGCCGATCCCCGCGATCGCCAACGCGATCCACGCCGCCTGCGGGGTGCGCCTGAACACCATGCCGTTCACCCCGGAGCGGGTGCTGCGCGCCCTGGACGAACTCGCCGACCACCGTGACACCCACCTCGACCGAACGGAGGGCATCGCCTGA
- a CDS encoding xanthine dehydrogenase family protein molybdopterin-binding subunit: protein MTTSHVDDSYFPGTRTSGLGVVGATVPRSDARGHVTGRTQFVEDVPVPGLLHLKMCRSTRHHARIRSVDVSAALAVPGVVRVLTHTDIPANWYTVLRLIGVEPNDEPVLAEDRVLYRGEPICAVVAESEAAAIEAADRVLVVYEDLPAVLDVEEALAPDAPVIKPHGANHFVYEGHHCRRVRFGDVAEGFAAADHVFEWTYQSAPIEHAPTETTGCVVEPQPDGRLRIRSDTQACFFTLDNTALILDRPPHRLQVVGGTVGGGFGGKVDVMVEPVACVAALATDRPVKYMYSRAEEMQVSSTRAAERIRVKDGVNADGTILARQVTLLIDAGAYSRHTPYGTTKAAAHMPGPYTIPNVWVDAHCVYTNRTPSSAMRGFGVTIGDFALESQMDRIAEALGLNPLEFRLKNAYRDGDVRPYRKKAEGTALVETIQRSATATGHPLEDTYRALSSPRGEEA, encoded by the coding sequence GTGACGACCTCCCATGTCGACGACAGCTATTTCCCGGGAACCCGGACCAGCGGTCTGGGCGTGGTCGGCGCCACCGTGCCACGGTCCGACGCGCGCGGGCACGTCACCGGACGGACCCAGTTCGTCGAGGACGTCCCGGTGCCCGGTCTGCTCCACCTGAAGATGTGTCGCTCCACCCGCCACCACGCGCGGATCCGGTCCGTGGACGTGTCGGCGGCGCTCGCCGTGCCCGGGGTGGTGCGGGTCCTGACCCACACCGACATCCCCGCCAACTGGTACACGGTGCTGCGTCTCATCGGGGTCGAGCCCAACGACGAACCGGTACTCGCCGAGGATCGGGTCCTGTACCGGGGCGAACCGATCTGCGCCGTGGTCGCCGAGTCGGAGGCCGCGGCCATAGAGGCGGCCGACCGGGTCCTCGTCGTCTACGAGGACCTGCCCGCCGTGCTCGACGTGGAGGAGGCCCTCGCGCCGGACGCGCCCGTGATCAAGCCGCACGGGGCGAACCACTTCGTCTACGAGGGACACCACTGTCGACGGGTGCGGTTCGGCGACGTCGCGGAGGGGTTCGCCGCCGCGGACCACGTGTTCGAGTGGACCTACCAGTCCGCGCCGATCGAGCACGCCCCCACCGAGACCACGGGATGCGTCGTGGAGCCCCAACCCGACGGCCGGCTACGGATCCGCTCCGACACCCAGGCGTGCTTCTTCACGCTGGACAACACAGCGCTCATCCTCGACCGTCCGCCGCATCGGCTGCAGGTGGTGGGCGGCACCGTCGGGGGCGGGTTCGGGGGCAAGGTGGACGTGATGGTGGAGCCGGTCGCGTGCGTCGCCGCCCTGGCCACCGACCGTCCGGTGAAGTACATGTACTCGCGGGCCGAGGAGATGCAGGTGTCCTCCACCCGGGCGGCGGAACGCATCCGGGTCAAAGACGGGGTGAACGCTGACGGCACGATCCTCGCCCGCCAGGTGACGCTCCTGATCGACGCCGGCGCCTACTCCCGCCACACGCCCTACGGCACGACCAAGGCGGCCGCGCACATGCCCGGGCCCTACACCATCCCCAACGTCTGGGTGGACGCGCACTGCGTCTACACCAACCGCACCCCGTCCAGCGCGATGAGGGGATTCGGGGTGACGATCGGGGACTTCGCCCTGGAGTCACAGATGGACCGCATCGCAGAGGCGTTGGGGCTGAACCCACTGGAGTTCCGGTTGAAGAACGCCTACCGCGACGGCGATGTTCGCCCCTACCGCAAGAAGGCGGAGGGAACCGCCCTGGTGGAGACGATCCAACGGTCCGCGACCGCCACGGGGCACCCCTTGGAGGACACCTACCGTGCTCTCTCCTCGCCACGTGGAGAGGAGGCGTGA
- a CDS encoding (2Fe-2S)-binding protein, producing the protein MPSHVITLTVNDRSVELLAAPGTTLLTALRDTLGLTAAKRGCAQGSCGSCTVLINDNPAVACLVPVETVESDTVRTLEGVGGQGELDDVQAAMLEGFAAQCGFCTPGMIMAAEALLDANPDPTEEDVAVAISGNVCRCTGYASIVRAVLDAARRRRDRGRAVEPASVGTEGDRK; encoded by the coding sequence ATGCCGTCCCACGTCATCACCCTCACCGTCAACGACCGCTCCGTGGAACTCCTCGCCGCTCCCGGCACCACCCTCCTGACCGCCCTGCGCGACACGCTGGGCCTTACCGCCGCGAAGCGCGGGTGCGCCCAGGGGTCCTGCGGAAGCTGCACCGTTCTGATCAACGACAACCCCGCCGTCGCCTGCCTCGTCCCCGTCGAGACCGTCGAGTCCGACACGGTGCGCACTCTCGAGGGCGTCGGCGGCCAAGGGGAACTCGACGACGTCCAGGCCGCGATGCTGGAGGGGTTCGCCGCGCAGTGCGGATTCTGCACCCCCGGCATGATCATGGCGGCGGAGGCTCTCCTCGACGCCAACCCGGACCCCACCGAGGAGGACGTCGCCGTCGCGATCAGCGGCAACGTGTGCCGCTGCACCGGCTACGCCAGCATCGTCCGCGCCGTGCTGGACGCCGCCCGGCGCCGACGCGACCGAGGGCGGGCGGTCGAACCCGCGTCCGTCGGCACGGAAGGGGACCGAAAGTGA
- a CDS encoding FAD binding domain-containing protein: MLAHVHTPTSLDDALSHLRDRPPGTVRVLAGGTEVMPAVNAGTEPATELLSLRRVGLAHVSRSEHEVTVGATTPLADLASDPRLSFLAPALGAVAAPPVRTLATIGGNLFAAPPYGDLAACLLALDARAHVAGPAGVRVVAVEEVIDHGVAEAEILTRFDFRAPAEGTWFFHKAARRRLNSAAVVTVTAHLHRAPDAPDHVASARIALNGVAERPWRARAAERALAGRALTPEAVLEASAAVLSHVVPRTDAYASGWYRARVLPTHMRRALLGA; this comes from the coding sequence ATGCTCGCGCACGTACACACACCCACCTCCCTCGACGACGCTCTCTCCCACCTACGCGACCGGCCACCGGGTACGGTGCGGGTTCTCGCCGGCGGCACCGAGGTGATGCCGGCGGTCAACGCGGGGACCGAACCCGCGACCGAGTTGCTCAGCCTGCGCCGCGTCGGCCTGGCACACGTCTCACGATCCGAACATGAGGTCACGGTCGGCGCCACGACACCACTGGCCGACCTGGCCTCCGACCCCCGTCTCTCCTTCCTCGCCCCCGCGCTGGGCGCTGTCGCCGCCCCTCCGGTGCGCACACTGGCGACCATCGGCGGCAACCTCTTCGCCGCGCCTCCCTACGGTGACCTCGCGGCCTGTCTGCTCGCCCTGGACGCGCGCGCCCACGTCGCCGGGCCGGCGGGCGTGCGCGTCGTGGCCGTGGAGGAGGTGATCGACCACGGAGTGGCGGAGGCGGAGATCCTGACCCGGTTCGACTTCCGGGCCCCGGCGGAGGGCACCTGGTTCTTCCACAAGGCGGCCCGGCGGCGTCTCAACTCCGCCGCCGTCGTGACCGTCACGGCACACCTCCATCGGGCGCCCGACGCACCCGACCACGTCGCCTCCGCGCGAATCGCGCTCAACGGTGTGGCGGAGCGCCCGTGGCGCGCCCGCGCCGCGGAGCGGGCGCTCGCGGGTCGGGCCCTCACCCCCGAGGCGGTCCTCGAGGCCAGCGCCGCCGTACTCTCCCACGTGGTTCCGCGCACCGATGCCTACGCGAGTGGTTGGTATCGGGCGCGGGTCCTCCCGACCCATATGCGCCGCGCGCTCCTCGGAGCCTGA
- a CDS encoding GntR family transcriptional regulator gives MSAYVKSTVGGSRLPLGRVIRDALVERIVTGELAAGERLVETRLAADFGTSQTPVREALRELEGIGLVEVVPRRGTFVLPFVEQTLKESYVVRASLEETATRLAILNGTLPVTALRTDVANMTTAAVDADSDALGRASVSFHRHVMEASGNGLLLHAWEALQIEARTAATLLATELDLVAVAEDHAHLLASLESGDLNHACLAARDHQWAYADLPHDAHGRHR, from the coding sequence ATGAGCGCGTACGTCAAGAGCACCGTGGGCGGTTCCCGGCTCCCCCTGGGCCGGGTCATCCGCGACGCCCTGGTGGAACGGATCGTCACCGGGGAGCTGGCCGCCGGAGAACGCCTGGTGGAGACACGGCTCGCCGCCGACTTCGGCACCAGCCAGACTCCGGTACGCGAGGCGTTGCGGGAACTGGAGGGCATCGGCCTGGTCGAGGTCGTCCCACGGCGGGGCACGTTCGTACTGCCCTTCGTGGAGCAGACCCTCAAGGAGAGCTACGTCGTCCGCGCGAGTCTGGAGGAGACCGCGACGCGGCTCGCGATCCTCAACGGCACCCTGCCGGTGACAGCGTTGCGGACCGACGTGGCGAACATGACGACCGCCGCGGTCGACGCCGACTCCGACGCCCTGGGCCGCGCCAGTGTGTCCTTCCACCGGCACGTGATGGAGGCGTCCGGAAACGGCCTTCTGCTCCACGCCTGGGAGGCCCTCCAGATCGAGGCGCGCACCGCGGCCACCCTCCTGGCGACCGAACTCGACCTCGTCGCCGTCGCCGAGGACCACGCCCACCTGCTGGCGAGCCTGGAATCGGGTGACCTCAACCACGCCTGCCTCGCCGCCCGCGACCACCAGTGGGCCTATGCGGACCTCCCCCACGACGCCCACGGTCGCCACCGCTGA
- a CDS encoding type III secretion system chaperone family protein produces MEYTVALIALVAVGVVVVLAMQASRERQRREEYAQWASQYDWEYTPERSDLARQFSGTPFVRGGKVRHVLSGTHRDREVLAFEYSYTTSTGGNPPSSTTHFYLVAAVRLPRARPTLEVTQEHLGHSIMRVFGVDDLQLDNGEFNQAFRISADDDGFARHALDHDVMRWMLNDPRAMETPFRIEGDTLLAWKATRLTIPEMQALIDYQIDLLEQFSQDVWNDGPSPRR; encoded by the coding sequence ATGGAATACACAGTTGCCCTGATCGCCCTCGTGGCAGTGGGCGTAGTGGTGGTCCTGGCGATGCAGGCCAGCCGTGAGCGGCAGCGCCGGGAGGAGTACGCCCAGTGGGCGAGTCAATACGACTGGGAATACACTCCCGAACGCTCGGACCTGGCGCGCCAGTTTTCCGGCACGCCTTTCGTCCGTGGCGGAAAGGTGCGTCACGTCCTCTCCGGAACGCACCGCGACCGTGAGGTGCTCGCTTTCGAGTACTCCTACACCACAAGCACCGGCGGGAATCCGCCGTCGTCGACAACGCATTTCTATCTCGTCGCAGCGGTCCGGTTGCCCCGGGCACGTCCGACCTTGGAGGTCACACAGGAACACCTCGGGCACAGCATCATGCGCGTCTTCGGGGTCGACGACCTCCAACTGGACAACGGCGAGTTCAACCAGGCGTTCCGGATCAGCGCCGACGACGACGGTTTCGCGCGCCACGCGCTCGACCACGACGTCATGCGGTGGATGCTCAACGATCCGCGCGCCATGGAGACGCCGTTCCGGATCGAGGGTGACACCCTGCTGGCCTGGAAGGCCACCAGGTTGACGATCCCGGAGATGCAGGCGTTGATCGACTACCAGATCGACCTGCTGGAGCAGTTCTCCCAGGACGTGTGGAACGACGGTCCCTCGCCCCGCCGCTGA